In Pristiophorus japonicus isolate sPriJap1 chromosome 2, sPriJap1.hap1, whole genome shotgun sequence, one genomic interval encodes:
- the LOC139234153 gene encoding neuropeptide Y receptor type 5-like, with protein MDLEDKNKSNITVTLDDGNSTTLYGLPLPSWDEYNGSIHDIRYLLVGIYTFITVLGLLGNIFVVIALCKNLKQKSIINFLIGNLALSDILILLFCSPFTLTYVLLDQWIFGEIMCYIVPFVQCVSVMVSILMLMSIAMVRYHMINNPLSNHFTINTGYLLMGTVWLIGFTICSPLPIFHKIIDLSETVHLESLKNKYLCIESWPSDSYRIAYTLSLLFIQYILPIVCLTISHASVCRKISATVPSSQSRSDENEMINLTIHQPTKKHQQAQHSKVQGCSYSFLRQHKKRYSKKCASIMPAMLKVHNNDHTHNDLLVTHGSESTQPLPTSFLPGVPVCFEVKAMEPEEAIDSYNVPVTAKSISRLRKRSRGVFYKLTIVIVAFTVSWMPLHIFHLLTDFNANLISNRHFKLVYCICHLLGLLSCCLNPILYGFLNNGIKSSLQSLVKCFWVE; from the coding sequence ATGGATCTTGAAGATAAAAATAAAAGTAATATCACTGTTACTTTGGATGATGGTAATAGTACTACCTTATATGGACTCCCTCTCCCTTCTTGGGACGAATATAATGGAAGTATACATGATATAAGATATTTGCTGGTTGGAATTTATACCTTTATTACTGTTCTGGGGCTTCTTGGTAACATTTTTGTTGTAATTGCACTGTGTAAAAACTTAAAACAGAAATCAATTATTAATTTTCTGATCGGAAATTTAGCATTATCTGATATTTTAATTCTGTTGTTTTGTTCACCGTTTACACTGACTTATGTTCTTCTGGACCAATGGATCTTTGGGGAGATAATGTGCTATATAGTACCATTTGTTCAGTGTGTGTCGGTCATGGTTTCTATACTAATGCTCATGTCCATTGCCATGGTTAGGTATCATATGATAAACAATCCATTATCCAACCATTTTACCATAAATACGGGATATTTGTTAATGGGAACTGTGTGGCTTATTGGATTTACTATTTGCTCACCATTACCCatctttcataaaatcatagacctCAGTGAAACCGTTCACTTAGAGTCCTTAAAAAATAAATATTTATGCATTGAGTCATGGCCATCTGATTCTTACAGAATTGCCTACACATTGTCCTTATTATTCATCCAGTATATTTTGCCAATAGTTTGCTTAACAATCAGCCATGCGAGTGTTTGCAGGAAAATAAGTGCCACTGTGCCCAGCAGTCAAAGCAGATCTGATGAGAATGAAATGATTAATTTAACTATACACCAGCCAACTAAAAAACACCAGCAAGCACAACACTCAAAGGTGCAAGGATGCAGCTATTCCTTTCTGAGACAACACAAGAAGAGATACAGCAAGAAGTGTGCCAGCATCATGCCTGCCATGCTCAAAGTCCACAACAATGATCATACTCACAATGATCTGTTAGTAACCCATGGTTCAGAGAGTACACAGCCTTTACCCACTTCCTTTCTACCAGGTGTACCTGTATGCTTTGAAGTGAAAGCTATGGAACCTGAAGAGGCCATCGATTCATACAATGTTCCTGTGACAGCGAAATCTATAAGCAGGCTGAGGAAACGATCACGCGGTGTTTTCTACAAACTGACCATAGTAATTGTTGCTTTTACTGTCAGCTGGATGCCTCTGCACATTTTTCACCTTTTAACTGACTTCAATGCCAATCTGATTTCTAATAGGCACTTCAAGCTGGTGTACTGCATCTGTCACCTGCTGGGGTTGCTGTCCTGTTGCCTGAATCCTATACTGTATGGATTCTTGAACAATGGTATCAAATCTAGTTTACAATCCTTGGTCAAATGCTTTTGGGTAGAGTAA